One genomic segment of Myxococcales bacterium includes these proteins:
- a CDS encoding leucyl aminopeptidase, which produces MDLRFVTRNLRRLDLAATEVLLATLAEDERPPHGVAGLVDWRLSGRVSGLVAGGFATGSLGEVLLIPGKPKLPFDKVVFFGCGSREAFGERTFRTVVETMLSTLEGLRVRSAVVELPGRHFDGISPERAADLLLEQAASRPEHDVWTLVESAEAQRTITQHMVAERRRVRQP; this is translated from the coding sequence ATGGACCTGCGCTTCGTCACGCGGAACTTGCGGCGCCTGGACCTCGCGGCGACCGAAGTTCTCCTTGCCACCCTCGCCGAGGATGAACGGCCGCCGCACGGAGTCGCGGGCCTCGTCGACTGGCGCCTCTCGGGTCGAGTGTCGGGTCTCGTGGCGGGAGGGTTTGCGACCGGGAGCCTGGGTGAAGTGCTGCTCATCCCCGGCAAACCCAAGCTGCCCTTCGACAAGGTGGTGTTTTTTGGCTGCGGGTCCCGGGAGGCGTTTGGCGAACGCACCTTCCGCACGGTGGTCGAGACCATGCTCAGCACGCTCGAAGGGCTGCGGGTTCGCTCCGCGGTGGTCGAGCTACCAGGGCGGCACTTTGATGGCATTTCGCCCGAGCGCGCGGCGGATTTGTTGCTCGAACAAGCGGCGAGCCGGCCAGAGCACGACGTCTGGACTCTGGTCGAGAGCGCGGAGGCTCAGCGCACGATCACCCAGCACATGGTGGCCGAGCGGCGCCGCGTGCGGCAGCCGTGA
- the nusB gene encoding transcription antitermination factor NusB, producing the protein MGARTGAREAALQLLFGIEMSDVLAEQAIFDFWREMPGDAEGREYADAVVRGVTEERDATDALIRAASTNWRLERMTRVDRNLLRMGAWELKARPEIPRAVIIDEAVELAKRYGTEDSGAFVNGVLERIANDLGREDTAKSAG; encoded by the coding sequence ATGGGCGCGCGCACCGGAGCCCGCGAGGCAGCCTTGCAGTTGCTCTTTGGCATCGAGATGAGCGACGTGCTCGCCGAGCAGGCCATCTTCGATTTCTGGCGGGAAATGCCCGGAGATGCCGAGGGTCGGGAGTATGCGGACGCCGTGGTGCGCGGCGTCACCGAAGAGCGTGACGCCACCGACGCCTTGATTCGTGCGGCCAGCACCAACTGGCGGCTCGAGCGCATGACCCGGGTCGATCGCAACCTGCTGCGCATGGGTGCCTGGGAGCTCAAGGCGCGTCCCGAGATCCCGCGTGCGGTCATCATCGACGAGGCGGTCGAGCTGGCAAAACGTTACGGCACCGAAGACAGCGGCGCCTTCGTCAACGGTGTGCTCGAGCGCATTGCGAACGACCTCGGGCGCGAGGACACTGCAAAAAGCGCAGGCTGA
- a CDS encoding 6,7-dimethyl-8-ribityllumazine synthase, translated as MNNSPKTLEGSLLPPDNARFGIVASRFNDFIVEKLVAGALDALSRHGVSADRITLVRVPGSWELPLVCARLAKSAKFDAVIALGAVIRGGTPHFDYVAAEAAKGVAAAAAAGVPVVFGVLTTDSIEQAVERAGTKMGNKGADAAMAAIEMVSLGKALTDAGL; from the coding sequence ATGAACAACTCCCCGAAGACCCTCGAAGGTTCGCTGCTCCCGCCGGACAACGCGCGCTTTGGCATCGTCGCCTCGCGCTTCAACGATTTCATCGTGGAAAAACTGGTGGCGGGCGCGCTCGACGCGCTGTCGCGCCACGGTGTCTCCGCGGACCGCATCACCCTGGTGCGTGTGCCGGGCAGCTGGGAGCTCCCGCTGGTGTGTGCACGACTGGCAAAGAGTGCGAAGTTCGACGCGGTCATCGCGCTCGGCGCGGTGATTCGCGGTGGCACTCCGCACTTCGACTACGTCGCAGCCGAGGCCGCCAAGGGTGTGGCTGCGGCAGCCGCCGCGGGAGTGCCTGTTGTCTTCGGGGTGCTCACGACCGACAGTATCGAGCAGGCGGTCGAGCGCGCCGGGACGAAGATGGGGAACAAGGGCGCCGACGCCGCGATGGCCGCCATCGAAATGGTGAGCCTGGGTAAAGCGCTCACCGACGCTGGGCTTTGA
- the ribB gene encoding 3,4-dihydroxy-2-butanone-4-phosphate synthase — MTERISKPLPKPLDIDPEPLARVTRALSDIRAGKMVILVDDEDRENEGDLTMAADRITPEAINFMATHGRGLICVTLTESQVERLELPMMQPPSGRAGPPLGTAFTVSVEASEGVTTGISAADRAHTIKVATAANAKPTDLVTPGHVFPLRARRGGVLVRAGQTEGSVDLSRLAGLTPAGVICEIMNEDGTMARMPDLEIFAERHGLVILTIADLIRYRLQAERLVERVEEGLIVLDRTDTAWRAIVYEATVDDRQLMALVKGDVKSEGSILCRMHSGSTLGDVFASPVSEGGRNLFQAVDAIEKEGRGVIVYLPPRGDLRAELESIARRTKSSPVAAPPPETRAHGGTLREYGLGAQVLRELGVRRIRLLTNNPRKIAGIHGYGLEVEASVPLVPGPSGQVS, encoded by the coding sequence ATGACCGAGCGCATCTCGAAACCGCTACCCAAGCCACTCGACATCGACCCCGAGCCGCTCGCACGCGTGACCCGTGCGCTCAGCGACATCCGTGCGGGCAAGATGGTGATCCTGGTCGACGACGAGGATCGCGAGAACGAGGGTGATCTGACCATGGCCGCGGATCGGATCACACCGGAGGCCATCAACTTCATGGCCACCCACGGCCGCGGTTTGATCTGCGTCACCTTGACTGAGAGCCAGGTAGAACGCCTGGAATTGCCGATGATGCAGCCGCCGTCGGGCCGCGCCGGCCCGCCCCTCGGTACCGCCTTCACCGTGAGTGTCGAGGCCAGCGAGGGTGTGACCACCGGCATCAGCGCCGCCGATCGCGCGCACACCATCAAGGTGGCCACCGCCGCCAACGCAAAACCCACCGATCTGGTGACCCCGGGCCACGTGTTTCCGCTGCGCGCTCGGCGCGGTGGCGTGCTGGTGCGCGCCGGGCAGACCGAAGGCTCGGTCGACCTCTCGCGCCTGGCCGGGCTCACACCCGCGGGCGTCATCTGCGAGATCATGAACGAGGACGGCACCATGGCGCGCATGCCGGACCTCGAGATCTTCGCCGAGCGACACGGCCTCGTGATCCTGACCATCGCGGATTTGATCCGCTACCGGTTGCAGGCAGAGCGTCTGGTCGAGCGGGTGGAAGAAGGTCTGATCGTGCTCGACCGCACGGACACGGCGTGGCGGGCCATCGTCTACGAAGCCACCGTCGATGATCGACAGCTGATGGCCCTGGTCAAGGGCGACGTGAAGTCCGAGGGCTCGATCTTGTGTCGGATGCACTCCGGGTCGACGCTGGGCGACGTGTTTGCTTCGCCGGTGAGCGAGGGCGGGCGTAACTTGTTCCAGGCGGTCGACGCCATCGAAAAGGAGGGGCGCGGTGTGATCGTGTACCTGCCACCGCGCGGCGATCTGCGCGCCGAGCTCGAATCCATCGCTCGTCGCACCAAGAGCTCTCCGGTTGCGGCGCCGCCGCCGGAGACCCGAGCGCACGGAGGCACGCTCAGAGAGTACGGTCTCGGGGCTCAGGTTCTGCGCGAGCTGGGTGTGCGGCGGATCCGGCTTTTGACCAACAATCCGCGAAAAATCGCGGGCATTCACGGCTATGGGCTCGAGGTGGAAGCGAGCGTGCCGCTAGTGCCGGGACCGTCCGGCCAGGTATCGTAG
- a CDS encoding riboflavin synthase, with the protein MFTGLVETTGELRARHARGPGFRLEIACSLGPLELGESIAVSGACLTVVTAESGSFSADVSRETADKTTLGRLPLGAKLNLERSLRVGDRLGGHWVSGHVDDIAKVRSVETVGEAWRVQLTAPAALARYVASKGSVTLDGVSLTVNGVDAAGFEVMLIPHTRSVTNLGRLVPGELLNMEVDLVARYVLRYLDVAGKDPDARLHDVLERAGFIRET; encoded by the coding sequence ATGTTCACGGGCCTGGTCGAAACCACGGGCGAGCTTCGGGCGCGCCACGCGCGCGGGCCTGGCTTTCGGCTGGAAATTGCCTGCAGCCTGGGACCGCTCGAGCTCGGTGAATCGATCGCGGTCAGTGGCGCGTGTCTGACGGTGGTGACGGCGGAGAGCGGGAGCTTCTCGGCCGACGTATCCCGCGAGACCGCGGACAAGACCACGCTCGGGCGCTTGCCGCTCGGAGCGAAGCTGAACCTGGAGCGCTCGCTGCGCGTCGGCGATCGACTCGGCGGCCACTGGGTCAGTGGTCACGTGGACGACATCGCCAAGGTCCGCTCGGTCGAGACCGTCGGCGAAGCGTGGCGCGTCCAGCTGACCGCGCCGGCTGCCCTGGCCCGCTACGTTGCAAGCAAAGGCTCGGTGACGCTCGACGGTGTCTCGCTCACCGTCAACGGGGTTGACGCGGCCGGTTTCGAAGTGATGCTCATCCCGCACACACGCAGCGTGACGAACCTCGGACGCCTCGTGCCGGGTGAGCTCTTGAACATGGAGGTCGACCTGGTCGCCCGCTATGTGCTCCGCTACCTCGACGTGGCGGGCAAAGACCCCGACGCCCGCCTGCACGACGTGCTCGAGCGAGCCGGCTTCATCCGAGAGACCTGA
- the alr gene encoding alanine racemase gives MRPTRAEINLANLRHNLRVLQRSAGGAAVWGVLKADGYGHGAKAVARTLERAGATGLCVALLEEGIELREAGIRVPILVMGGYYGRALGELLRNDLTPIVFDPSHIEELADEVRYSSSDPIRVHVKIDTGMGRLGVMPKDIGKLGASLLRHPEVQLQGLMTHFACADTGEGIDEQIDRFDAATATLRSMGINAELRHAANSAALLRSERARFDLVRPGIALFGVSPSEGLSSELRPVMRIQSQLIAVRELQAGMSVGYGANWKASRPSRVATVPMGYADGLSRGLSNKGHVLVRGKRAPIVGVVSMDMIMVDVTDIDGARLGDEVVLLGSQKGPLGTGSISAEEMAKQLDTIPWEILTAVSRRVPRFYREP, from the coding sequence GTGCGGCCGACCCGCGCCGAGATCAACCTCGCGAACCTGCGCCACAACCTGCGGGTGCTCCAGCGCTCCGCCGGAGGCGCCGCGGTCTGGGGTGTACTCAAGGCGGACGGCTACGGCCACGGCGCCAAGGCCGTCGCGCGCACCCTGGAGCGTGCCGGGGCTACCGGGCTTTGTGTGGCGCTCCTGGAAGAGGGCATCGAGCTTCGCGAGGCCGGGATCCGCGTGCCCATTCTGGTCATGGGCGGCTACTACGGCCGCGCCCTGGGGGAGCTCCTACGCAACGATCTGACCCCGATCGTCTTCGACCCCAGCCACATCGAAGAGCTGGCGGACGAGGTGCGCTACTCGTCCAGTGACCCCATTCGGGTCCACGTCAAGATCGACACCGGCATGGGCCGCCTGGGTGTGATGCCGAAGGACATCGGCAAGCTCGGCGCGAGCCTGCTGCGTCACCCCGAGGTCCAGCTGCAGGGTCTGATGACCCACTTTGCCTGCGCCGACACCGGTGAGGGCATCGACGAGCAGATCGACCGCTTCGACGCCGCCACTGCCACCTTGCGCAGCATGGGCATCAACGCGGAGCTTCGGCACGCCGCCAACAGCGCCGCTCTCCTGCGCAGTGAACGAGCTCGCTTCGACCTGGTTCGCCCCGGAATCGCGCTGTTCGGCGTATCGCCGAGCGAGGGACTCTCCAGCGAGCTCCGGCCGGTCATGCGCATCCAGAGCCAGCTGATCGCCGTGCGCGAGCTGCAGGCCGGAATGAGCGTCGGTTACGGCGCCAACTGGAAGGCGAGCCGCCCGAGCCGAGTTGCCACTGTGCCGATGGGGTACGCCGACGGCCTCTCGCGCGGGCTCTCCAACAAGGGCCACGTCCTCGTGCGTGGCAAACGCGCCCCCATCGTGGGCGTCGTGAGCATGGACATGATCATGGTCGACGTCACCGACATCGACGGCGCCCGCCTCGGCGACGAGGTCGTGCTGCTCGGCTCGCAGAAGGGCCCGCTCGGCACCGGCAGCATCAGCGCCGAAGAGATGGCGAAACAACTCGACACCATCCCGTGGGAAATCCTGACCGCGGTCTCGCGCCGCGTGCCGCGTTTCTACCGCGAGCCCTGA
- a CDS encoding 4a-hydroxytetrahydrobiopterin dehydratase produces the protein MNLTAKRCVPCEGGVPALGNDEVCTLTRELPEWSVAADEKSISRKFGFANYYQTVAFVNAIAWMAHQEDHHPDLEVFYDRVVVRYATHAIGGLSENDFICAAKVDALFASG, from the coding sequence ATGAACCTGACGGCGAAGCGATGTGTTCCGTGTGAGGGCGGCGTTCCGGCGCTGGGAAACGACGAGGTCTGCACTCTGACGCGGGAGTTGCCCGAGTGGAGCGTGGCCGCCGACGAGAAGAGTATTTCCAGGAAATTCGGCTTCGCGAACTACTACCAGACCGTGGCCTTCGTGAACGCCATCGCCTGGATGGCCCATCAGGAGGACCACCATCCGGACCTCGAGGTCTTTTACGATCGCGTCGTCGTGCGCTACGCGACCCACGCCATCGGGGGCCTGAGCGAGAACGACTTCATCTGCGCGGCCAAGGTCGACGCGCTGTTCGCCAGCGGCTGA
- a CDS encoding ribonuclease H-like domain-containing protein: protein MAKSYLVLDIETVLDAELPIAESSEAERLPAPPHHRIVVIGALLFDASYVVQRIGVIGEDRDEPAMLLDFAKFLDERKPDMITFNGRGFDLPVIAARCLRHGVPLRHYYRARDVRYRFSPEGHLDLMDFIADFGAAKSAKLDILAKLCGMPGKVGVDGKDVGPMVHAGRIKEVREYCLCDVAQTAGVFLRVQLVRGELEPSAYREAMKGLIESIRADPRLVAVASALDEERLMSVAG, encoded by the coding sequence GTGGCCAAGTCGTACCTCGTGCTCGACATCGAGACCGTGCTCGATGCCGAGCTCCCCATCGCCGAGTCGAGTGAAGCCGAGCGCCTGCCGGCTCCGCCTCACCACCGCATCGTCGTGATCGGCGCGCTCTTGTTCGACGCGAGCTACGTCGTGCAGCGCATCGGTGTCATCGGCGAGGACCGGGACGAACCGGCGATGCTCCTGGATTTCGCCAAGTTCCTCGACGAGCGGAAGCCCGACATGATCACCTTCAACGGCCGGGGCTTCGACCTACCCGTGATCGCGGCGCGCTGTCTGCGCCACGGCGTTCCGCTGCGCCACTACTACCGCGCACGCGACGTGCGGTATCGATTTTCCCCCGAGGGTCACCTCGACCTGATGGACTTCATCGCCGACTTCGGGGCCGCCAAGAGCGCGAAGCTGGACATCCTCGCCAAGCTCTGCGGAATGCCCGGCAAGGTGGGGGTCGACGGCAAGGACGTCGGCCCGATGGTGCACGCCGGTCGGATCAAAGAGGTCCGGGAGTATTGCCTGTGCGACGTCGCGCAGACCGCCGGGGTGTTCCTGCGAGTGCAGCTCGTGCGGGGGGAGCTCGAGCCGAGCGCCTATCGAGAGGCCATGAAGGGCCTGATCGAGTCCATCCGCGCGGACCCGCGGCTGGTTGCGGTTGCCTCCGCGCTCGACGAAGAGCGCCTGATGTCCGTGGCGGGTTGA
- a CDS encoding Rne/Rng family ribonuclease: MARNTLVINCDLRETRVALIENGVIAELHIERANARGTVGNVVLGKVTRVLPGMQAAFIDVGMDRAAFLHVEDLIRPEDFEAYLAGANREDDEPSGKGEGGRRRHGEAEDDDEVVVEAGAEVSAVDASLEPALASVPEITVDDVPPEPSDAQHVAVDEESDPEASATDQPVPGEPESDPEAADDEATPSDDEDDDEDDDEDDDEDDDEDEGPDSDEPDALLVAAEGEHADPSVEAEQAAVGAVASPENAAILPADAAAVPAAVAEDEAPPEGAAVDESTGRFVEASRRGRRRRRRRGGRTPEPAAPPPGRRDARSGRGAKDKDNKGKKPQLRVARTVPITEVVKEGNEVVVQISKEPIGTKGARVTSHISLPGRYVVYLPTVEHTGVSKRIGSGRERHRLREVIDSVRPQQGGLIVRTVAEGLTKKQLKADIGYLIKLWAEIAKNREGARSPKVLYSELDIVLRTARDLFTDEIEHIVVDDREQYLRLVRFVEMFLPARVKDIELYTGPEPIFDAYGIEDEIGRALSRKVPLGSGGYLIIDQAEALTAIDVNTGRFVGKGSKDLEETALKTNLEAVAEIAYQLRFRNIGGLVILDLIDMEIASSRDKVWRALETALAKDKAKTTLNRISELGLIEMTRKRTRESLSRTMNEPCFYCDGTGHIQSRATIAYEILRQIRRERDSLPGYVITVNAHPAVVDLLTTDEKEAVQDAERRYMRRIELVPRREYHIEQFDLQGR, encoded by the coding sequence ATGGCGCGAAATACACTGGTTATAAACTGCGATCTGAGGGAGACCCGGGTCGCTCTGATTGAAAACGGGGTCATCGCCGAGCTCCACATCGAGCGGGCGAACGCACGGGGCACGGTCGGAAACGTCGTGTTGGGTAAGGTTACGCGCGTGCTTCCGGGCATGCAGGCGGCCTTCATCGATGTGGGCATGGATCGCGCTGCGTTCCTCCACGTCGAGGACCTGATACGGCCTGAAGACTTCGAGGCCTACCTGGCCGGGGCGAATCGTGAAGACGACGAACCCTCGGGCAAGGGTGAGGGGGGTCGACGCCGTCACGGCGAAGCCGAGGACGACGACGAGGTCGTGGTCGAGGCGGGGGCGGAAGTCTCTGCCGTCGACGCCAGTCTCGAGCCCGCACTCGCTTCCGTGCCCGAGATCACGGTGGACGACGTTCCACCGGAACCCTCAGACGCGCAGCACGTAGCGGTCGACGAGGAGTCGGATCCGGAAGCGTCAGCCACCGACCAGCCGGTGCCGGGCGAACCGGAGTCAGACCCGGAGGCGGCGGACGACGAAGCCACGCCTTCGGACGACGAGGACGACGACGAGGACGACGACGAGGACGACGACGAGGACGACGACGAGGACGAGGGTCCGGACTCGGACGAACCCGACGCGCTGCTCGTCGCTGCTGAGGGCGAGCATGCCGACCCCAGCGTCGAGGCGGAGCAAGCCGCGGTCGGAGCCGTGGCGAGCCCCGAAAACGCCGCAATTCTGCCGGCCGACGCCGCAGCTGTGCCCGCGGCGGTTGCAGAGGACGAAGCGCCGCCGGAGGGAGCCGCAGTCGACGAGAGCACCGGTCGTTTCGTCGAAGCGTCGCGCCGCGGCCGACGTCGACGGCGGCGTCGTGGTGGTCGTACGCCGGAGCCCGCCGCACCGCCGCCGGGCCGTCGCGACGCACGCTCCGGCAGGGGCGCAAAGGACAAGGACAACAAGGGCAAAAAGCCGCAGCTCCGCGTGGCGCGCACCGTGCCGATCACCGAGGTTGTCAAAGAAGGCAACGAGGTCGTCGTCCAGATTTCCAAGGAGCCCATTGGCACCAAGGGCGCCCGGGTGACCAGCCACATCTCGCTGCCGGGTCGCTACGTCGTGTATCTGCCGACGGTCGAACACACCGGTGTCAGCAAGCGGATCGGCTCCGGGCGCGAGCGTCACCGCCTGCGCGAGGTCATCGACTCGGTGAGGCCCCAGCAGGGCGGGCTCATCGTGCGCACCGTCGCCGAAGGGCTGACCAAGAAACAGCTGAAGGCCGACATCGGCTACCTGATCAAACTCTGGGCCGAGATCGCCAAGAACCGCGAGGGCGCCCGCTCGCCCAAGGTCCTGTACTCCGAGCTCGACATCGTGCTGAGAACGGCGCGCGATCTGTTCACCGACGAGATCGAGCACATCGTCGTCGATGATCGCGAGCAGTACCTGCGCCTGGTGCGCTTCGTCGAGATGTTCCTGCCGGCGCGGGTGAAGGACATCGAGCTCTACACCGGCCCCGAACCCATCTTCGATGCCTACGGCATCGAGGACGAGATCGGGCGTGCCCTCAGCCGCAAGGTGCCACTCGGCAGCGGCGGCTACCTGATCATCGATCAGGCCGAGGCGCTCACGGCCATTGACGTGAACACCGGGCGATTCGTAGGCAAAGGCAGCAAAGATCTCGAGGAGACGGCGCTCAAGACCAACCTCGAGGCGGTCGCGGAGATCGCCTATCAGCTGCGCTTCCGCAACATCGGCGGCCTGGTGATCCTCGATCTCATCGACATGGAGATCGCCAGCAGTCGCGACAAGGTCTGGCGCGCGCTCGAGACCGCATTGGCCAAGGACAAGGCCAAGACGACGCTCAACCGCATCAGCGAGCTCGGCCTGATCGAGATGACGCGCAAGCGCACTCGCGAGAGCCTGAGCCGCACGATGAACGAGCCGTGCTTTTATTGCGACGGCACGGGTCACATCCAATCACGCGCCACCATCGCCTACGAGATCTTGAGGCAGATCCGCCGCGAGCGGGACAGTCTCCCGGGCTACGTGATCACGGTGAACGCCCATCCCGCGGTCGTGGACCTGCTGACCACCGACGAGAAAGAGGCCGTGCAAGACGCGGAGCGCCGCTACATGCGCCGAATCGAGCTCGTCCCGCGGCGCGAGTATCACATCGAGCAGTTCGATCTGCAGGGGAGATGA
- a CDS encoding PilZ domain-containing protein — MTMSNDRRDERVTINKEFESFDQFIQEYVTNISRTGAFIRTDQPLPIGTEVNLRFTVIMDDIESIEGLGQVVRVEASPPGMGVVFLELSKYSAQLIEKLLTHTAAQVKP, encoded by the coding sequence ATGACAATGTCGAACGACCGGCGCGACGAGCGGGTGACGATCAACAAGGAGTTCGAGTCGTTCGATCAGTTCATCCAAGAGTACGTCACCAACATCTCGCGCACCGGCGCCTTCATCCGCACCGATCAGCCGCTCCCGATCGGGACCGAGGTGAACCTGCGGTTCACGGTCATCATGGATGACATCGAGAGCATCGAGGGCCTGGGCCAGGTCGTGCGCGTCGAAGCCAGCCCACCCGGCATGGGCGTGGTTTTCCTCGAGCTCAGCAAGTACTCCGCGCAGCTGATCGAGAAGCTCCTGACCCACACGGCGGCCCAGGTAAAACCCTGA
- a CDS encoding RecX family transcriptional regulator, translating into MKKSSKRPCEPLTRDELERAALAYLDRFDSSVTNLRRVLLGHVARAAEQRGGDAAKGGEVWVDELIARYQASGLLNDTRFAATLATGLRRRGSSKQAIVHKLRARGVEEAQANEALLGVDADTGVDAELEAARAFARRRRLGVFRPEQDRRASYRRDLGALARAGFGVDVARRVLGSTENDDEEG; encoded by the coding sequence ATGAAGAAGTCGAGCAAGAGACCGTGCGAACCCCTCACTCGCGACGAGCTGGAAAGGGCCGCCCTCGCGTACCTCGATCGTTTCGATAGCTCCGTCACGAATCTGCGCCGCGTGCTGCTCGGTCATGTCGCGCGCGCTGCCGAACAGCGGGGTGGGGACGCTGCCAAGGGCGGCGAGGTCTGGGTGGACGAGCTGATCGCGCGCTATCAGGCGAGCGGCCTGCTGAACGACACGCGTTTTGCGGCGACGCTCGCGACCGGGCTCCGGCGCCGCGGTTCATCGAAACAGGCCATCGTGCACAAGCTCCGCGCCCGCGGCGTGGAGGAGGCTCAGGCGAACGAGGCGCTCCTTGGGGTCGACGCCGACACCGGCGTTGACGCCGAGCTCGAGGCGGCGCGTGCCTTTGCTCGCCGCCGTCGCCTTGGCGTGTTCCGACCGGAGCAGGACCGGAGAGCTAGCTACCGGCGCGATCTCGGCGCGCTAGCGCGCGCCGGTTTTGGCGTGGACGTCGCTCGGCGCGTGCTGGGCAGCACGGAAAACGACGACGAAGAAGGCTGA
- a CDS encoding GTPase domain-containing protein, whose amino-acid sequence MSFINYMAREINCKIVYYGPGLCGKTTNLQYIYERTNPDAKGKMISLATETERTLFFDFLPLSLGEIRGFKTRFHLYTVPGQVFYDASRKLILKGVDGVIFVADSQIERLEANQESLDNLRTNLAEQGYSLEKIPFVIQYNKRDLPNAVEVVELRELLNPTAVPDFEANARSGMGVFDTLKAVSKLVLTELKRGG is encoded by the coding sequence ATGAGCTTCATCAACTACATGGCTCGGGAGATCAACTGTAAGATCGTCTACTACGGGCCTGGACTCTGCGGAAAAACCACGAATCTGCAGTACATCTACGAGCGCACGAACCCCGACGCGAAGGGCAAGATGATCAGCCTCGCGACGGAGACCGAGCGCACGCTGTTCTTCGACTTCTTGCCGCTGTCCCTGGGTGAGATCCGCGGCTTCAAAACGCGCTTCCACCTCTACACGGTGCCCGGGCAGGTGTTCTACGACGCCAGCCGCAAGCTGATCTTGAAGGGTGTCGACGGCGTCATCTTCGTGGCCGACAGCCAGATCGAACGGCTCGAGGCCAACCAAGAGAGCTTGGACAACCTGCGCACGAACCTGGCGGAGCAGGGGTACTCGCTCGAGAAGATCCCGTTCGTGATTCAGTACAACAAGCGCGATCTGCCGAACGCCGTCGAGGTCGTCGAGCTCCGAGAGCTGTTGAATCCGACGGCGGTCCCGGACTTCGAGGCCAACGCGCGCTCCGGCATGGGCGTGTTCGACACGCTCAAGGCCGTGAGCAAGCTGGTCTTGACCGAGCTCAAGCGCGGCGGCTGA
- a CDS encoding roadblock/LC7 domain-containing protein — protein MVNPQMVMYEEEFNQIQVVVDRLVKEANARVVFIVDKNGQLIAAAGDIDNIDTTSLASLTAGNIAATGGIAKLLRENEFAAQFHEGEKANIHIQLVGNRVILVVIFDAKSSLGLVRLRVRKATDELNRIFEALLSKVAAPGADSPFAEITDDDIDNLFND, from the coding sequence ATGGTTAACCCGCAGATGGTGATGTACGAAGAGGAGTTCAACCAGATCCAGGTGGTCGTAGACCGTCTGGTGAAGGAAGCGAACGCCAGAGTCGTCTTCATCGTCGACAAGAACGGTCAGCTCATCGCGGCGGCCGGCGACATCGACAACATCGATACGACGTCGCTGGCATCGCTCACGGCGGGCAACATTGCTGCCACGGGCGGCATCGCCAAATTACTTCGGGAGAACGAGTTCGCCGCTCAGTTCCACGAGGGCGAGAAGGCGAACATTCACATCCAGCTCGTGGGCAACCGCGTGATTTTGGTGGTGATCTTCGACGCGAAATCGAGCCTCGGCTTGGTCCGCTTGAGGGTCCGAAAGGCGACCGACGAGCTGAATCGAATCTTCGAGGCGCTGCTATCGAAGGTGGCGGCACCCGGTGCCGACTCGCCCTTCGCCGAGATCACCGATGATGACATCGACAACCTCTTCAACGACTGA